The Papio anubis isolate 15944 chromosome 2, Panubis1.0, whole genome shotgun sequence region gtgagccaccgcacctggtctaaaaagacattttaaacatGAATAGTTGGCACTATAGCTATGTGTCCAATCTGCTGCCCAATTCAACTTCATATCATCAGAAGTCATTAAATCGGACCCACACAGGCCTGAGAGACAAGGCAATGTGGTCCTCTCTTTTGGTTCTTAGCTTATCTAAATTACATTCTAGATTGTGCCATTCTAAGATTATCTCCATATTCCAAATATGCTTAAGAGATAAACTTAGAATTAATGTAGAACTGAAAGCATTTCGTGGGAAGTATCTAGATAGGccaattcattttgtttttccgtCTGCGCCTGTGAGCATCCATTCCTTCCCACAATCATGACAACAATTCATCAGCCTCCAGCTCTTTAATGTAGACCTCTCCTCAAACCAATAAACAGAGAGGAGGGAGAGTGGAGAGTGAGTGGATTCAGTGTCCTTGGTTGTCCTGAGGCAGCCTCCACCAAGTCTGGCTCCCTGGGTTGGGTCCCTGTTCCAACAGCCCCCACtggctctcctttccttcccctcttcccccaaaCCTCCTATTCTCTAATAGCTCTGTCCTCTACAAAGTATGTGAGCAAAAGCAGACATGACCCATACCAGAGGTGACAGAGCAGAAGGAAAGAACACAGCAGGAGCTGGGCCATCAGAAGACTtgtgttcaaatcctagctctgctctTGACCAGTCATGGAACATGGGGCTTTTCTCTACCTCTTCAaggctgtttcctcatctttaaaacaacCTATTGTGGTGGGTATTTGACAGTCTTGTTGGCTGCCTGAATCATTCCTCACTTAAGTCCACCCACTCATAAATGGGTTTAGTGCCCTGATGAAAGAAGTTCAAGGGAGTTTATTTGCCCCTTCCACCACGTGAAGATACAGCGTGAAGGCACCATTTACGAACGAGAAAGTGAGCCCtcgccagacactgaatctgtcagcaccttgatcttggacttcccagcctccagaactgtgagttatAAATTTCCGCTGTTTCTAAGCTACCTAATCTGTAGCaatttgttgtggcagcccaaGGGGATTAAGATACAGATGATGTAAAACTTAAGGCATGTTTTCAAATAACTGCAATACATCATGCATCAACACTCATTTTTCCCTAGGAAAACTACAGTACAGTGAATTTAGTGACTAACAGGTTAGCTTCCTGATAACTAGGACCTAATGGCCAGATGTCCCAATTGGAGGCTCATCACAAAAGGTGGCAAATGACCATAGGCAACACCAAGTAGCCACTCCCTCAGTGCAGCATAGGCCCTCACAATGTTTACATGGGCAGCCCCAAGGGTTCAGGGCTTTCTGTTCTGGTTTCCATCCATCTCACTATATAAGAGGGAATATATTTTTACCTCCCTCAAATTCGGATGCTGTTAAAATAGTATGTATTTTGCCgctgaagttatttttaaaaaaccaggtATGTTATCTTATTCTGTGTGTGGTATGGATATTATgcaatttgatatattttgactATAAACATGGATACTTAAACAGAATGTAAATGAGATCGGTCATCTATGATCACCTAAGATCAAGTGAAACTCTTTGCTTACCTTGCAGTCTCTGCGCACTGATTAAAAGGCAGGCAAATTTCATGAGCTgtgcaaagaaggaaagaaacttgTAGCAGACGCTGTGGATGCCCCATGCAGATGCCACCAGCATGTGATATTTCTGTGCATGTGACCTGACTTCCAACAGCCAGCATCCATGACTCTTTGTCGGAAGGCTTCCTGATCACTGGACCCTCTCTGCCCACACACATGGCAGGACAGAAATGCTAGAGAATGAACACTTCCCTGGAGCAACAACCAATGACTCCCTTTGCTCCAGTGAAAAAACTCTGAGCTGTATATTCTACACTGGCTCCCAGAGTTCCCCAGAGGCACTGAGCTCCAATTGCCCACAGTGGTAACTTGTTCAATAACACACTCTCCATtggcttccctccttccctgtcttACTTCTCCAGTCCCTGAATGGTGATCCCTGAATGACTGTTTCTCAATCAAGCCACTTGCACTTGAATCCTTGTCTCAGCCACTGCTTCTGGAGGATGCAAACTGAGACAGGGATGTGTGAAATTCAAATATCAAAAGGTCattggaaaagcaaagaaataaatcaacaagGACCTCCAGTAGTTGTGGACAATGCTATCCTGATTCCTCATTTCCTGGTACCTAGTCCTTTTACTTCTGACATCCCTCTCACCAGACTTTTGCCATCTTCCACCAACATGACATTTTGGACCTTTGCCATGAAGGTTCGTCATTCTCAAGTCCATTTATTAATTAGCCCAGCTTACCCAAGTTGAAGTACAAAGGAAACTCACTAATTGAGCAGCTGTTGGGAGCTGTCCCCTAGTTTCATCCAGGGCCAGATGTCTTGGCTCTGTGTGACATGCAAACTTCAGTCTCCTCAGAGGACCAGGCTTTCAGAGGACAGAGTCAGTCTACCCAAGAACCAAGAGGAAGAAGGCCCAGGCAGATGCACAGGGACAGTGGGAAAAGCAGCCTGCACAGGACACAACTTTCCCGGTGAGGGAGCCATGCCTAAGACTAACTTGCAGGTCAGGAAgttgcttatttaaaaagaaaagaacatttctgaGCAAACGTCTCACTGCAAACCAAGTTCACTGTAGTTGCTGTTTAATGATCAGCACCTCCACCTCTTTAATAAAACCCTGGTTCAAAACAGGGCAGGGAGCCAGGCATagcagctcacacttgtaatcctagcactttgggaggccgaggtgggtggatcacctgaggtcaggagttcgagaccagcctagccaacatggcgaaatcccgtctctactaaaaatacaaaaattagctgggcatggtggcatgcacctataatcccagctacttgggagactgagataggagaatcacttgaacccaggaggcagttgcagtgagccgagagcccaccactgcactccagcctgggcaacaaagcaagactccacctcaaaatataaaataaaataccggccgggcgcggtggctcaaacctgtaatcccagcactttgggaggccgagacgggcggatcacgaggtcaggagatcgagaccatcctggctaaaacggtgaaaccccgtctctaccaaaaaatacaaaaaactagccgggcgaggtggcggcgcctgtagtcccagctactcgggaggctgaggcaggagaatggcataaacccgggaggcggagcttgcagtgagctgagatccggccactgcactccagcctgggcgacagagcgagactccgtctcaacaaagaaaaaaaaaaataaaaaataaaataaaataaaataaaataaaataccaagcaGGGCAGGGGCACACACCTCTATGCACTACATGCTCCTTTAGGCTAGATCATCTGTATTCTCTTAAATATGTTTGGTTAaaaaatgtgtgcatatatttgtGTATCAGATGACATGTATAAAATAATCAGAAGTCCCTCTAACTCAGCTGACTCTAAACCATGAAGCAGAAGAGTTTACTAGAAGGATATGGGGTGGTTCACAGAATGTGAGAGGGAAGCTCCAGGCCCGGCTTCTAAGAGTAAGACCTCAAAGTTGACCAGTGTGCTGGTGTGTTTGAAGCTGCCTCTGCCACCGTTAAGCACTACAGTACATAACCACTGCACGCTACAGCAGGAAACAGCACCGCTTCTGTCAGGAATTTGACCTTGCAGCCCCTCTGCCAGATAGAGGAAACGCCCTGTCCCCTCCCACCCAAGGTGATTTAACAGAGTCTTTGTCATGGCCTGtgctgcaaaggaggctggaaaGTAAGTACAGCATTCTCAGATCTGAGAGGGGGTCTCTGGCCCCCATCCAAATTGAATGGCCAAAGTCTGCCTCAAGCCCCAACTCTCCTCCCCAGATGTAACCACTATGAAGACGGTGGATGTGTCCTTCCAGCCCTTTTACACACACAGTTTTGGAAAACGGTTTTTGTAAGAATGAAGTTATACTATAAATATCATTCTGCAATTTTTCTACTTAATATAAGTCATGGATACCTTTCCATGTTCATACGTACAGATCTAACTTGTTCTTTTTGACTACAGCAAAAGATTCTGCAGAATCAAGTGCCATCATTTAGCCAGTCCTCTGTTGATGATATATAAGCTGTGGCCACTATCTTACTACAACAAACCACACAGGGAAAGCATCCCAGGGTATGTTTGTCATTGCTGCTGTTTGCACACGCATGTTGTCATTTTTGTAGGAATGGGTTCCTAGAAATGGGCAGCTGGGTCATACAGGCCATAGGGTCTGTGGTCTTTATCCTCATTGCAATATAAGGATGTTGGATTGAACTGAACTTCTCCACTTTGGGGACATTTCTATCCCACGAACCAAGACAATTCTAGAATCAGGATAGCCCCCAGCCCAGCCAGTGCCAGAGCAATGCTGACCCAGGGCTCTCCTAATTCTGTTTTCCAGGCATCCCCGCACAGCAGGTGTGCTGCTCCGTTGCAGCCTCTTCCTCTTTTCAGTCCATCCGATGCTGTGATTCCACGTGAGAAGAGACACCTGCGTGGAGCAATGGAAGGCTGGTTTGCAGTCCCCGATCTGCCAGCAGCTGGGATTGAGTCAGTCCCCTCCCTTTTCTGAACTCCAGTTTTCTTACCTTTAAAATAAGAGGCATGGGTTAAATTAATGGTTTTCTAACTGTGTTCTGCCAAGACCAGCGTTCCACAGAGGCATCAGGAGCGGCTTCAGAACTTGGGGGATGGAGGGCAGGAGAGCAGGGCCTGGTCCTCATGAGCTCTGCTATTAACCTTGCTGTGTAATGGGGTGCTGTGTGAACATTCATCTGAAAAAGGTATTTTGCTCCTAAAGGGAAATTGAAAACTATGCAGTGTGAGTGGAGAATTTATGCTCCACATCACAGAAATCCCACTCCATAGTGGTTTGAGGGGAAGAAATAAGGGGGAGGGTGGTTATTGGTTCATATAATTGAAATCCAGGGGATATTGACTTCAGGCACAGCTCAATCCAGGGGCTCAAATATTATCAGAACCCAGTCTTGTTTCTTCTCATTACTTTGCTGTTCACAAtgttggcttcattctcaggCTCAGTGTGGCACCAGAATGACTGCCAACAGAGTCAGGCCTATatcctcccaggttcaggtccAGCAGAAAAGGTCATGTGCCTCTGTTGTGACAGTCACAGCAAAAGACTCAACACATCTTATTGGCTtaggctgagtagtgttccatccCCAAGCCAATCACTGTAGCCAAGGGAATGTAATAACTTGATTGGCCCGGCTGAACTCATGTGGTCAGTGGAGCTAGGCGTGAAATAAACCTTACCCAACATACATTGACTAAATGTGGGACAGGGATGATTCTCcagaaaattgtattattatttcccAATGCTGAGTAGCCAAAAATCAATGCATATAAAACCATGTACATGTGTTTACTCAATGAACAATTAAGATACTGATAAGACAGGATCTGCACCATACACTGGAGATGCAATGATAAATTAATTACAGTCCCCATGCACCTTGTGATGGGCCAGGACCACTGCAGGTCAACAAAGTCATCAGCTGGGAGGAATACCAGGCCACAGAGTGGAGGACAGCAAGAATAAATGGAACCCACTAGAACCCTCTGCATCTGTCTGTCACATCCAACCCTGACAATCTTCAGAGAGTAATGGTGGCTGCTTCACTTCAACCTTGCAAATGTTGTGCAAATTATTCTCTGGACCAATTCTAACTTGAGACCACTCAGAGAAGGGGATTCTGGGAAACGTAACTCCAGCCTAAGCAAGTTGATGTAGTTCAAACCACAACAGAATCCATTTGCTGCTATCTCCAGAGCTGAACCATCCAATACTCTGAATAAAGTATGTTTGTCAACTTAGCATCTAGCTAAGTGTTTTGTACGAAATCACAACATAATGTTAGGGTCCTCTTCTATCTAAATACTCAGAATAATTTTAGATAGCCACCAAACATTTGCTGTCATTTGTAACCACCTGTAATTATGAATTAGGATCTACACAAATAAAAAGTGTGCAAACCACTTCAGAATGACTTGTTGTGAAACAGATATATCCAATAGACCCAGATATAGAACTGTAAAGGATTAACTTCAAATAATATTCCCCATTACCAATATGAAAATGATTAATAAGTTTAAGATATTatgctttttttatttctaaaaatttgatGAGTCTTTTGAAACATGTACCTAAAATTGGCGGTGTGCTTGCCCGCCTAACATCCATTCAGTTGCCTATGGACACTGAACTCAGGAAATACTAGTCTAAAGTTCCTATAAAAGACTCAGGAAACTTGGTCACATCTTTGTTCTAGGATTTTAAGATGTAGGAGAACTGTTTGTCTTCCAGCAACTTGCCATCCTCCTTCtgtataaaattgttttttgtctttcctttcctttctttctttcttctatctcCTTTGGCTGTGGTTGTTTACCATGGTTTGACTTTGTAATGGAATGTCTCCTTTTGCCCTATTCTATCACAGCTCTCTAATTCAGATGGGGTGAATCCCATCAGGAGCCTCAGCTCTCAATCTATGAAGCCATGAGAGCCGAAACTTCAGGAATGCATGATCTGCTATGATGCCATAACGACTGCTCGGAACATACCTCTCCCCCACAGTGCTGATTTTTCACTGTAGGGTGCTGTGGGTGTCTTTCGTGAGCAAAGGTGATAAGGAGGGAGAGCGTGTTTGGTATAACCAAGAAGATGCATTTTGAACCCAGGACATCCATGTGGGGAGCTGGAGGCACTTCTAGACCACCAAGACACCAACAGTCACATTTAGGAAGGAGAGCATAGGGAATCAGGGCAAATTGCCTATGCAAAGCTcattgattgtttaaaaaaacaataaagcacaATGTGTATCAAAGCCCAAAGCCAATACCAGAGGTGAAGTGCTTCCCAAAAGGGCTTCATTGACCCAGGAGTCAGCTTCCTGGGTTTGAACCTCAGCTCCAATATTGACCagtagtaaaacaaaacaaaacaaaacaacttgctTAACCTCTCCAAGATTGTTTCCTCAACCATACCATGGGGATAAGAATACCTACTCATAGAGTTATTGGCAAGATTCAAGTAATGTGAATAGAACAATTCCTAGCATATAGAAAGCTTTAACCAATGGTGGTGGTGTTAGTATCAGaagatgttgttgttgttgtttttgttgctgtcaGCCAATGAGAAAGGAGAGCTGCAGAGATCGATGTGCCAGTACCCAAGAGGGCTAACTGCTTGATCTATTGTAATGAATGTGGCATGCCCTTGCAGAGGGCAGTCTAGCAAGGGAAGCTGATGATTAACCAGTTAATCACAGTATGAAAGGGGTTGAAATGGGGGAGTGGGTCAGTAAGAGTGCTGTAAGACTACAGAGGAAGGGTGCTGTGCAGGGTGGGAGGAGGTCTCTAAAGACTTCCttgggctgggcgcgatggctcacatctgtaatgccagtattttgggaagccgagacaggtggatcatttgaggtcaagagtttgagaccagcctggccaacatggtgaaaccccgtctttactaaaaatacaaaaattagcagggcgtggtggtgcacggctgtaatcccagctactcgggaggctgaggcaggagaatgcagcaggcaggaggcggatgttgcagtgaggctgagattAGGCCACTTGCGCTCCAGTCTgaagagagtgagaccctctctcaaaaaaaaaaaaaaaaagacttccttgAAGTGGCAACATCTCAGCTGAGCCCTGAAGGGTTAAGAGTTTGCCAGTTAGGGAggcttccaagatggccgaataggaacagctctggtctgcagctcccagcaagactgaagcagaagacgggtgatttctgcatttccaactgaggtacctggttcatctcattgggactggttggacaatgggtgcagcccacagagggcaagccgaagcagggtggggcatcacctcacccgggaagtgcaaagggttaggggatttccctttccta contains the following coding sequences:
- the C2H3orf35 gene encoding LOW QUALITY PROTEIN: AP20 region protein 1 (The sequence of the model RefSeq protein was modified relative to this genomic sequence to represent the inferred CDS: deleted 1 base in 1 codon), giving the protein MKTMGTRKRCKLSRTGPEFENVIKRLLCARTFHTRIGGDLTHGIINRGRLTNAEQMGLQGSAQHFNIFPLDLWTQGKKTGVQKREGTDSIPAAGRSGTANQPSIAPRRCLFSRGITASDGLKRGRGCNGAAHLLCGDAWKTELGEPWVSIALALAGLGAILILELSWFVG